The sequence TGGATTCTGGAGATGACGATGATCGACATTCACACAAACTTTATATTACATCTTGGAATGGCTGCCCTGTCCATGTCCATCCCTTTTCTGGTGAAACCTCTATAAATGACGGACATTGCCATGAATATGTCGGCTGTACTGGTCCTGCCCCTACTGGTGTGCCGCATGTACACAAATATCATACCGTTACATCAGTTAATCAAAATCATACCCACCTTATTCATGGAGTAACCGGACCAGCCATTGATCTTCCTGGCGGCGGGCACTACCATAAGTTTGAGGGATGCACGACAATCAACGGCAGACATCCTCATTTGCATGCCTATTGCGGGAAAACAGGTAACGAAGTTGACAGGTAAAATAATGCACACATTAAAGGACGTACTCTGATGCTTGTCAGTACGTCCTTTATCTTCGCCGCATTTATGAATAATTCACCCTGTCCATAAGCACTCTAATAATAAAAAAAGGTGAATCGAATGAGAACAGGCTTGCGAATTATTGCCGCATCACTTGCGCTACTACTATGCTTAACCAATACCGCTTTAGGCCATCCCGCCGTAAGAAAGAACCGCCAGTACTACGAACAACGAGGAGACATGATCTGGGAGGTACATACCAACCAAAAAGTGATCGCATTGACCTTTGATGACGGCCCGGACCCTCTGGAGACGGAGCAAATCCTGGATGTGCTGAACCAGTATGATGCCAAATGCACCTTTTTTGCCATCGGAAAGCGTCTTGCCTCCTACCCAGACGTAGCTAGACGGGTTATTGCTGAGGGGCATGAGCTGGCGAACCATACTTACAATCATGTTTACTTTAAAAAGCCTATTTCCCAGAAGCAGGTTCAGCAGGAACTAGAATTAACGGAAAATGAGATTATCAAAATCACGAGCAGACACAGCAAGCTGTTCCGTCCGCCGGGAGGAATGTACGATGAGACCTTGATAAACATCTCCAACAGCATGGGCCTAAAGCCGATTTTATGGTCCTGGCATCAGGATACGAAAGACTGGAACTGCCCGGGAGTGTACAAGATTGTAAACAAGGTACTACGTAATGCGCATAATGGCGACATCGTGCTCTTTCATGACCATGTCCACGGACGATCACAAACCAGACAAGCTCTCAAGCTTATTTTACCTGAGTTAAAAAAGAGAGGCTACCGTTTTGTTACGGTATCGGAATTGATTCGCTTATCTGATATGCCTCAGATAGGCAAAAATAATCATTGAACCGGAGAGTTCGATTTCCACCCATTATGAAAAATCCGCCAGCTTGCATGCTGGCGGAAGTGTTACGGGAGTAGAGCAATTAGAATATGCAGGCTTTCAAAATAATAACCAACAGGATAAAGAGAACCAAGATAGCATTTGTCGACGTAAAGCCGCCTTTGACTCCATAATCGCTCATAGATTAACCCTCCTTTGCAGTTTATACAATTTTAGGATATGCGAGCTTTTTATGAATTCTTGGGTATTCAGGAATCGAAATTTTGCCCAGCCTTCAGAATTTCTTCTAAACGGTTTAAATCAATCGTCGTCCTGGTACCCTTTGGATGCCAATGCTGGATACAGCCTGAATAATGGAGCAGCACACACTGGGGCTCATATCCCATTTCTTTCGCTTTATATCCTCCTGAGATGAGATTCAGCACGCAAGCAATGCCAATAATTCCCACACTCCCCTCCCGGATGCGCCGATGTCCGAACGCCGTGGAGGCATGCGGGATGATCACCACTTTACAGCCGTACTTTTTAGCCATAGCCGTGATGAGATTAACCTGACACTCCTTGGAACAGCTTCTGCAGAGATACCCCTCTCCTTCTTTTACCGCTTTGCAGGCTTCACTTGTCTTATGCCGCATGCAGACGGGAAGGAACACTCTCTTGTCTTTGGTTGCCAAGAAGCCGCCGCGAAACGCCCGATTCATAATCTCCGCGCCCACCATATTCAAATGATATTCCACCCGTTCACGGCTGCAGAAGATCCGGTTTTCTTTCCATTTCAGCCGCTGACGGTTGTTTTCAATATAAGCATCTACCCCAGACGTGTAGCCTCCCAGCCGCTCCCTGCTTCCCCGTTCAAACCAGAAGCCGAGCCGTTCAGCTCTTGACAGCATGTTCTCGCTCTCACTTGGCAGCTTACTGTTCAAAAACTCCAACCAGACTGCCAAGCGTTTGCTCACCGGCCCAAATTCTCCGCTTGCCCGAAGCCAACCAATCATCCTCCTAAACAGGCTTAAATTAATCGAGACTGCAAGCCTTCTGCTCCTTGCCAAGACGGTTGTTCCGGCAATCCCCTTCAACCGGTCTACCGCGATTTTTGCACCTGCACTTCGGTTTCTCATTCTGTAAAGGGAGGATAGCAGCTTGCCCATACATACACTTCCTGCCGTTGCCCTTCGTCCGTATACTCTCCAGAGCACGCCAATCATAAGGAATTCCAGCGCATACACTGCCGAATCGAATGGGTTCAGATTATTTTCTGCAACGTAACGGCCAAAATCATCAATAGTCTGTTCTTCTACTCGCATCCTTTCTATGACCTCATCGGTAAAAGCGGCCGCATCCGCATAATATTTATCCGTTTCACCGCCGTCACCGCATAAGGAGTAGGTTAAGGTTTCTGGCGCTGTCCTGCTCACCCGGATCACCTCCAGCTTATATATAGTCAGTAATAATGTACGCTGTTCCTACAAGCTAGTACGTGTGATTAAGGAATGCGTTTCCAGATAATTCATGTTAGCTTACATACCGTATGGATTTGAAAAACACAGCAAAACAACATCTAAATTAATTATTTAAAATTTTTATGTTATTATTATTGACATTGCTTCAAAAGCAAATTATATTGGCATTATAAGATTTTTAGGCGGCACAATAGTGTGTCAACTCAGGTGCAGAACAGTCGATCCGCACAATGCTGTGGCCGGATGGATTGTCGTACTGCTATTCTTACAATTTATATGTCAGTCACAATGATGTGGCTGCATTGGCAACGGGGCCGATTAACGAAATCCGCAATTTTGCGGGTTCTGTCAGTCGGCTCTTTTTTGCCATACATGTACTCTTATAAGGGGGCGATGTTAGCAGCAACAGCAGCAAAACTCGAACGATCCGTACCAACCCGCAAGTCCCCAACAAAACAGCGGTTTAACCATTAAAAGGAGGAAGTTACAGATGGAAGCAAAAGGTTTTCGCAAGGCTGGTCATTCCCCGAGTTTATTGTCAGCTTTTTTATATTTTGATGTAAGCTTTATGATTTGGGTGCTGTGCGGAGCTTTATCGCTCTACATAACCAAGGATTTCGGCCTAACGGACACCCAAAAAGCTACGATGGTTGCGATCCCCATTCTGGGCGGTTCGGTGTTCCGGATCCCGATGGGAATATTGGCAGACCGTATTGGCTGTAAAAAAGCAGGCCTTACCGGTATGGGCCTTACCC is a genomic window of Paenibacillus durus ATCC 35681 containing:
- a CDS encoding YmaF family protein gives rise to the protein MKIPVTGFVVDSGDDDDRHSHKLYITSWNGCPVHVHPFSGETSINDGHCHEYVGCTGPAPTGVPHVHKYHTVTSVNQNHTHLIHGVTGPAIDLPGGGHYHKFEGCTTINGRHPHLHAYCGKTGNEVDR
- a CDS encoding polysaccharide deacetylase family protein encodes the protein MRTGLRIIAASLALLLCLTNTALGHPAVRKNRQYYEQRGDMIWEVHTNQKVIALTFDDGPDPLETEQILDVLNQYDAKCTFFAIGKRLASYPDVARRVIAEGHELANHTYNHVYFKKPISQKQVQQELELTENEIIKITSRHSKLFRPPGGMYDETLINISNSMGLKPILWSWHQDTKDWNCPGVYKIVNKVLRNAHNGDIVLFHDHVHGRSQTRQALKLILPELKKRGYRFVTVSELIRLSDMPQIGKNNH
- a CDS encoding sporulation protein YjcZ; the encoded protein is MSDYGVKGGFTSTNAILVLFILLVIILKACIF
- a CDS encoding DUF116 domain-containing protein, giving the protein MSRTAPETLTYSLCGDGGETDKYYADAAAFTDEVIERMRVEEQTIDDFGRYVAENNLNPFDSAVYALEFLMIGVLWRVYGRRATAGSVCMGKLLSSLYRMRNRSAGAKIAVDRLKGIAGTTVLARSRRLAVSINLSLFRRMIGWLRASGEFGPVSKRLAVWLEFLNSKLPSESENMLSRAERLGFWFERGSRERLGGYTSGVDAYIENNRQRLKWKENRIFCSRERVEYHLNMVGAEIMNRAFRGGFLATKDKRVFLPVCMRHKTSEACKAVKEGEGYLCRSCSKECQVNLITAMAKKYGCKVVIIPHASTAFGHRRIREGSVGIIGIACVLNLISGGYKAKEMGYEPQCVLLHYSGCIQHWHPKGTRTTIDLNRLEEILKAGQNFDS